The Coregonus clupeaformis isolate EN_2021a chromosome 8, ASM2061545v1, whole genome shotgun sequence genome has a segment encoding these proteins:
- the LOC121571918 gene encoding DNA topoisomerase 2-beta-like isoform X1 gives MSNGAAGSGGLTWVTLFDKKNAAKKREEEAAAAAAANGRGDGGKPEGGGGGAKKKGGEKMSVERVYQKKTQLEHILLRPDTYIGSVEPVTQQMWVFDEDLGMNLREITYVPGLYKIFDEILVNAADNKQRDKNMSTIKISIDPESNTINIWNNGKGIPVVEHKDEKMYVPALIFGHLLTSSNYDDEQKKVTGGRNGYGAKLCNIFSTKFTVETACKEYKHSFKQTWQNNMGKTSDPKIKFFDGDDFTCVTFQPDLSKFKMEKLDKDIVALLTKRAYDIAGSCKGVKVMLNGKKLPVTGFRSYVDLYVKDKLDEVGVALKVVNESVNERWEVCLTMSEKGFQQISFVNSIATTKGGRHIDYVVDQIVAKLIEVVKKKNKAGVSVKPFQVKNHIWVFVNALIENPTFDSQTKENMTLQTKSFGSKCPLSEKFIRAATNCGIVESILNWVKFKAQTQLNKKCSSVKHSKIKGIPKLDDANDAGGKHSSECTLILTEGDSAKSLAVSGLGVIGRDRYGVFPLRGKILNVREATHKQIMENAEINNIIKIVGLQYKKSYEDPESLRSLRYGKIMIMTDQDQDGSHIKGLLINFFHHNWPSLLKHTFLEEFITPIVKVNKNKQEFAFYSIPEFDEWKKQTVNFKTWHIKYYKGLGTSTSKEAKEYFADMEKHRIMFRYAGTEDDAAITLAFSKKKTDDRKEWLTNFMEDRRQRRMHGLPEQYLYGTQAKHLSYNDFINKELILFSNSDNERSIPSLVDGLKPGQRKVLFTCMKRNDKREVKVAQLAGSVAEMSAYHHGEQSLLMTIVNLAQNFVGSNNVNILQPLGQFGTRINGGKDAASPRYIFTMLSPLAKMLFPAVDSSLLKFLFDDNQKVEPEWYIPILPMVLVNGAEGIGTGWACKIPNYDHREIVNNLYRMLNMQDPLPMLPSYKNFKGVIHELGQNQYMVSGEISVLDKNTIEITELPVRTWTQAYKESVLEPMLQGTEKTPALINDYKEYHTDQTVKFVVRMSEEKLAQAEAAGLHKVFKLQSSLTCNSMVLFDHMGCLKRYDSVQDILKEFFELRLHYYKLRKDWLVGSLGADASKLSNQARFVLEKIEGKITIENKSKRDLIRMLVQKGFESDPVAAWTKAQEKALEEDDRDGNDSDSSVDSGSSSGPNFNYILNMPLWCLSKEKVDELLRQRDIKKGELNELQRKSPEDLWKEDLAVFIEELDKIEAQEQADMSAGKGTKLVKGKVGKPKVKKLHLEETFPSPYGRRVVPTITQAMKTDASKKMTKKKKGDADLVMKMEFDDEMGVLGSDGGTGENSLNSSFNPPASAPAKPKAPRVKREKKEPGAPRARKTPTPKGASGKKLKKRNPWSEDESKSESDLEDSEPVVIPRDTKSQRASAAKPKYTFDFSEEEDGGEEEDEEEEDDDAASSPARPCKDDFTASSETKDRYNDHSNDEDDEDIFPLPKQTTTIVSPAKKKKEPESIFSSSKSACSSEKSNDSDDLKLDSDGEDKAFSSYSSSSAFNKPVPAKKAVKKPSDAAPKPRKAPVPKAPTKQKLDTSVWDSDSDTGSKKPAPALKGKGGGRKRKQSGSDEDDFSPKKAPGKAPKAPTSRKPSKKAAAAPSPMSDDDVDSNRFSQSGVESRDRPGRGRAKKEVKYFAESASGSDDDQYDMFD, from the exons ATGTCAAACGGCGCAGCAGGAAGTGGGGGTCTGACTTGGGTG ACCCTCTTTGATAAGAAGAATGCTGCcaaaaagagggaggaggaggcagcggcgGCTGCGGCTGCGAACGGCAGGGGCGATGGGGGCAAGCccgagggaggaggtggaggagccaagaagaagggaggagagaagatgtCAGTGGAGAGGGTGTACCAGAAGAAGACCCAGCTGGAGCACATCCTGCTGAGGCCAGACACCTACATCGGCTCTGTGGAACCTGTCACCCAG CAAATGTGGGTTTTCGATGAAGACCTTGGGATGAATCTACGAGAAATCACCTACGTCCCTGGATTATACAAAATCTTTGATGAAATTCTTG TCAACGCGGCCGACAACAAACAGCGAGATAAGAACATGTCGACCATAAAGATCTCCATTGATCC tGAGTCCAACACCATAAACATCTGGAACAATGGTAAAGGCATCCCCGTGGTGGAACACAAAGATGAGAAGATGTACGTTCCTGCTCTCATTTTCGGACACCTCCTCACCTCCAGTAACTACGACGACGAGCAGAAGAAAGTCACAG GTGGAAGGAACGGGTACGGTGCTAAACTCTGCAATATTTTCAGCACAAAGTTCACAGTGGAAACCGCCTGCAAAGAGTACAAACACAGCTTCAAACAG acCTGGCAGAACAACATGGGGAAGACGAGCGACCCCAAGATCAAGTTCTTTGACGGGGACGACTTCACGTGTGTGACCTTCCAGCCGGACCTGTCCAAGTTCAAGATGGAGAAGCTAGACAAGGACATCGTGGCTCTGCTCACCAAGAGGGCCTACGACATCGCTGGCTCCTGCAAGGGCGTCAAAGTCATGCTCAACGGGAAGAAACTCCCT GTGACAGGGTTCCGCAGCTATGTGGACCTGTACGTGAAGGATAAGCTGGACGAGGTGGGCGTGGCCCTAAAGGTGGTCAACGAGTCCGTCAACGAGCGCTGGGAAGTGTGTCTTACCATGAGTGAGAAGGGATTCCAACAGATCAGCTTCGTCAACAGTATCGCCACCACCAAG GGTGGCAGACACATTGATTACGTGGTGGACCAGATCGTAGCCAAGCTGATAGAAGTGGTGAAGAAGAAGAACAAAGCTGGTGTCTCAGTCAAACCCTTCCAG GTGAAGAACCACATCTGGGTGTTTGTGAATGCGTTGATCGAGAACCCGACCTTTGACTCCCAGACCAAGGAGAACATGACTCTCCAGACCAAGAGCTTTGGTTCTAAGTGCCCTCTGTCTGAGAAGTTTATCAGAGCG GCGACTAACTGTGGCATCGTGGAGAGTATCCTGAACTGGGTTAAGTTCAAGGCCCAGACACAACTCAACAAGAAGTGTTCTTCAGTGAAGCACAGCAAGATTAAAGGCATCCCCAAGCTGGATGACGCCAACGATGCCG GTGGTAAACACTCTTCAGAATGCACTCTGATCCTGACTGAGGGAGACTCAGCCAAGTCCCTGGCCGTCTCCGGCCTCGGCGTCATCGGGCGAGATCGCTATGGTGTCTTCCCACTAAGAGGAAAGATCCTGAATGTACGAGAGGCCACACACAAACAG ATCATGGAGAACGCAGAGATCAACAACATCATCAAGATCGTGGGTCTGCAGTACAAGAAGAGCTACGAGGACCCAGAGTCTCTGAGATCCCTACGCTACGGCAAGATCATGATCATGACCGATCAG GATCAAGATGGCTCCCATATCAAGGGTTTGCTCATCAACTTCTTCCATCACAACTGGCCATCCCTGCTCAAACACACCTTCCTGGAGGAGTTCATCACGCCCATCGTTAAG GTGAACAAGAATAAGCAGGAGTTTGCTTTCTACAGCATTCCAGAGTTTGACGAATGGAAGAAACAGACGGTCAACTTTAAAACCTGGCATATAAAGTACTACAAAG GTTTGGGTACCAGCACAAGCAAGGAGGCCAAGGAGTACTTTGCAGACATGGAGAAACACCGGATCATGTTCAGATACGCCGGGACAGAGGACGATGCTGCCATCACACTG GCGTTCAGTAAGAAGAAGACTGACGACAGGAAGGAGTGGCTCACCAACTTCATGGaggacaggagacagaggaggatgcACGGCCTGCCAGAG CAATACCTGTACGGCACGCAGGCGAAACACCTCTCCTACAACGACTTCATCAACAAAGAACTCATCCTCTTCTCCAACTCCGACAACGAGAGATCCATCCCATCCTTAGTCGACG GTCTGAAGCCAGGTCAGAGGAAGGTGCTGTTCACCTGTATGAAGAGGAATGATAAGCGGGAGGTGAAGGTGGCTCAGCTGGCTGGTTCAGTAGCAGAGATGTCTGCCTACCATCACGGAGAG CAATCCCTGTTGATGACGATTGTGAACTTGGCCCAGAACTTTGTGGGCAGCAACAACGTGAACATCCTGCAGCCGCTGGGTCAGTTTGGTACCCGCATCAACGGGGGCAAGGACGCTGCCAGCCCCCGTTACATCTTCACCATGCTCAG TCCCCTGGCCAAGATGTTGTTCCCAGCGGTGGACTCCAGCCTGCTGAAGTTCCTATTCGATGACAACCAGAAGGTAGAGCCAGAGTGGTACATACCCATCCTACCTATGGTGCTGGTGAACGGGGCCGAGGGCATCGGGACGGGCTGGGCCTGCAAGATCCCTAACTACGACCACAGAGAGATAGTCAACAACCTCTACCGCATGCTCAACATGCAGGACCCTCTGCCCATG ctgCCCAGCTATAAGAACTTTAAAGGAGTGATCCATGAGTTGGGCCAGAACCAGTACATGGTCAGTGGGGAGATCTCTGTCCTGGACAAGAACACCATTGAGATCACTGAGCTGCCCGTTCGCACCTGGACACAG GCCTACAAGGAGTCTGTACTAGAGCCCATGCTGCAGGGGACAGAGAAGACTCCAGCTCTGATCAATGACTATAAGGAGTACCACACAGACCAAACCGTCAAGTTTGTGGTCCGCATGTCAGAGGAGAAGCTGGCCCAGGCAGAGGCTGCAGGACTACACAAAGTCTTCAAGCTACAGTCCAGCCTCACCTGCAACTCAATG GTGTTGTTTGACCACATGGGCTGTCTGAAGAGGTATGACTCGGTCCAGGACATTCTCAAGGAGTTCTTTGAGCTGCGGTTGCACTACTACAAGCTCAGGAAGGATTGGCTAGTGGGGAGCCTGGGGGCGGATGCTTCCAAACTGTCCAATCAGGCACGATTTGTGCTGGAGAAGATCGAAGGAAAGATCACAATCG AGAACAAGTCTAAGAGGGATTTGATCAGGATGCTGGTGCAGAAAGGCTTTGAGTCGGACCCCGTGGCGGCATGGACCAAAGCACAGGAAAAG GCTCTGGAGGAGGACGATCGTGACGGTAACGACAGTGACAGCTCTGTGGACTCTGGGTCGTCGTCGGGACCAAACTTCAACTACATCCTTAACATGCCTCTGTGGTGCCTGTCCAAGGAGAAGGTGGACGAGCTGCTCcgacagagagacatcaag AAAGGAGAGTTGAATGAGCTGCAGAGGAAGTCTCCAGAGGACCTGTGGAAGGAGGACCTGGCTGTCTTCATTGAAGAACTGGAT AAAATCGAGGCCCAGGAGCAGGCAGACATGAGTGCAGGTAAAGGTACCAAGCTGGTGAAGGGCAAGGTGGGCAAGCCCAAGGTGAAGAAACTCCACCTGGAGGAGACGTTTCCCTCGCCATACGGCCGCAGGGTCGTACCCACTATCACACAGGCCATGAAGACTGACGCCTCCAAGAAGATGACCAAGAAGAAGAAG GGTGATGCGGACCTGGTAATGAAGATGGAGTTTGATGATGAGATGGGAGTGCTGGGGTCAGACGGAGGAACAGGGGAGAACTCCCTCAACTCATCCTTTAATCcaccagcctcagccccagccaaGCCCAAGGCCCCCCGGGTCAAACGGGAGAAGAAGGAGCCAG GTGCTCCCAGAGCCAGGAAAACCCCCACACCCAAAGGAGCATCTGGTAAGAAGTTGAAGAAGCGGAACCCCTGGTCGGAGGACGAGTCCAAATCAGAGAGCGACCTGGAGGACAGTGAACCTGTGGTCATCCCCCGAGACACCAAGTCACAACGGGCCTCAG CGGCCAAGCCCAAGTACACCTTTGACTTCAGTgaggaagaggatggaggagaggaagaggatgaggaggaggaggatgatgatgctGCGtcctcgccagcccggccctgcAAAGATGACTTCACTGCCTCCTCCGAGACTAAAGACCGATACAACGACCACAgcaatgatgaggatgatgaagatatCTTCCCACTGCCCAAACAGACCACCACCATCGTCTCACCAGCAAAGAAGAAGAAGGAACCAGAGAGTATATTCTCCTCCTCTAAATCAGCCTGCTCCTCTGAAAAGAGCAACGACAGTG ATGATCTGAAGTTGGACAGTGACGGGGAAGACAAGGCCTTCTCTTCATACTCCAGCAGCTCTGCCTTCAACAAACCTGTCCCAGCTAAGAAAG CAGTGAAGAAGCCTTCGGATGCAGCTCCCAAACCCAGGAAAGCACCAGTACCCAAAGCGCCAACAAAACAGAAGCTGGACACGTCTGTCTGGGACTCAGACTCAGATACCGGCTCCAAGAAGCCTGCACCAGCACTCAAAG GTAAAggcggagggaggaagaggaagcagTCTGGATCTGATGAGGATGATTTCAGTCCCAAGAAGGCTCCTGGGAAAGCACCCAAAGCCCCTACCAGCAGG AAGCCATCAAAGAAAGCAGCCGCGGCCCCATCCCCAATGTCAGATGATGATGTGGACTCCAACCGTTTCAGCCAATCCGGCGTGGAGTCCCGAGACCGACCGGGCAGAGGCAGGGCCAAGAAGGAAGTGAAGTACTTTGCTGAGTCAGCATCAGGGTCAGACGACGATCAGTACGACATGTTCGACTAG
- the LOC121571918 gene encoding DNA topoisomerase 2-beta-like isoform X2 — protein MSNGAAGSGGLTWVTLFDKKNAAKKREEEAAAAAAANGRGDGGKPEGGGGGAKKKGGEKMSVERVYQKKTQLEHILLRPDTYIGSVEPVTQQMWVFDEDLGMNLREITYVPGLYKIFDEILVNAADNKQRDKNMSTIKISIDPESNTINIWNNGKGIPVVEHKDEKMYVPALIFGHLLTSSNYDDEQKKVTGGRNGYGAKLCNIFSTKFTVETACKEYKHSFKQTWQNNMGKTSDPKIKFFDGDDFTCVTFQPDLSKFKMEKLDKDIVALLTKRAYDIAGSCKGVKVMLNGKKLPVTGFRSYVDLYVKDKLDEVGVALKVVNESVNERWEVCLTMSEKGFQQISFVNSIATTKGGRHIDYVVDQIVAKLIEVVKKKNKAGVSVKPFQVKNHIWVFVNALIENPTFDSQTKENMTLQTKSFGSKCPLSEKFIRAATNCGIVESILNWVKFKAQTQLNKKCSSVKHSKIKGIPKLDDANDAGGKHSSECTLILTEGDSAKSLAVSGLGVIGRDRYGVFPLRGKILNVREATHKQIMENAEINNIIKIVGLQYKKSYEDPESLRSLRYGKIMIMTDQDQDGSHIKGLLINFFHHNWPSLLKHTFLEEFITPIVKVNKNKQEFAFYSIPEFDEWKKQTVNFKTWHIKYYKGLGTSTSKEAKEYFADMEKHRIMFRYAGTEDDAAITLAFSKKKTDDRKEWLTNFMEDRRQRRMHGLPEQYLYGTQAKHLSYNDFINKELILFSNSDNERSIPSLVDGLKPGQRKVLFTCMKRNDKREVKVAQLAGSVAEMSAYHHGEQSLLMTIVNLAQNFVGSNNVNILQPLGQFGTRINGGKDAASPRYIFTMLSPLAKMLFPAVDSSLLKFLFDDNQKVEPEWYIPILPMVLVNGAEGIGTGWACKIPNYDHREIVNNLYRMLNMQDPLPMLPSYKNFKGVIHELGQNQYMVSGEISVLDKNTIEITELPVRTWTQAYKESVLEPMLQGTEKTPALINDYKEYHTDQTVKFVVRMSEEKLAQAEAAGLHKVFKLQSSLTCNSMVLFDHMGCLKRYDSVQDILKEFFELRLHYYKLRKDWLVGSLGADASKLSNQARFVLEKIEGKITIENKSKRDLIRMLVQKGFESDPVAAWTKAQEKALEEDDRDGNDSDSSVDSGSSSGPNFNYILNMPLWCLSKEKVDELLRQRDIKKGELNELQRKSPEDLWKEDLAVFIEELDKIEAQEQADMSAGKGTKLVKGKVGKPKVKKLHLEETFPSPYGRRVVPTITQAMKTDASKKMTKKKKGDADLVMKMEFDDEMGVLGSDGGTGENSLNSSFNPPASAPAKPKAPRVKREKKEPGAPRARKTPTPKGASGKKLKKRNPWSEDESKSESDLEDSEPVVIPRDTKSQRASAAKPKYTFDFSEEEDGGEEEDEEEEDDDAASSPARPCKDDFTASSETKDRYNDHSNDEDDEDIFPLPKQTTTIVSPAKKKKEPESIFSSSKSACSSEKSNDSDDLKLDSDGEDKAFSSYSSSSAFNKPVPAKKVKKPSDAAPKPRKAPVPKAPTKQKLDTSVWDSDSDTGSKKPAPALKGKGGGRKRKQSGSDEDDFSPKKAPGKAPKAPTSRKPSKKAAAAPSPMSDDDVDSNRFSQSGVESRDRPGRGRAKKEVKYFAESASGSDDDQYDMFD, from the exons ATGTCAAACGGCGCAGCAGGAAGTGGGGGTCTGACTTGGGTG ACCCTCTTTGATAAGAAGAATGCTGCcaaaaagagggaggaggaggcagcggcgGCTGCGGCTGCGAACGGCAGGGGCGATGGGGGCAAGCccgagggaggaggtggaggagccaagaagaagggaggagagaagatgtCAGTGGAGAGGGTGTACCAGAAGAAGACCCAGCTGGAGCACATCCTGCTGAGGCCAGACACCTACATCGGCTCTGTGGAACCTGTCACCCAG CAAATGTGGGTTTTCGATGAAGACCTTGGGATGAATCTACGAGAAATCACCTACGTCCCTGGATTATACAAAATCTTTGATGAAATTCTTG TCAACGCGGCCGACAACAAACAGCGAGATAAGAACATGTCGACCATAAAGATCTCCATTGATCC tGAGTCCAACACCATAAACATCTGGAACAATGGTAAAGGCATCCCCGTGGTGGAACACAAAGATGAGAAGATGTACGTTCCTGCTCTCATTTTCGGACACCTCCTCACCTCCAGTAACTACGACGACGAGCAGAAGAAAGTCACAG GTGGAAGGAACGGGTACGGTGCTAAACTCTGCAATATTTTCAGCACAAAGTTCACAGTGGAAACCGCCTGCAAAGAGTACAAACACAGCTTCAAACAG acCTGGCAGAACAACATGGGGAAGACGAGCGACCCCAAGATCAAGTTCTTTGACGGGGACGACTTCACGTGTGTGACCTTCCAGCCGGACCTGTCCAAGTTCAAGATGGAGAAGCTAGACAAGGACATCGTGGCTCTGCTCACCAAGAGGGCCTACGACATCGCTGGCTCCTGCAAGGGCGTCAAAGTCATGCTCAACGGGAAGAAACTCCCT GTGACAGGGTTCCGCAGCTATGTGGACCTGTACGTGAAGGATAAGCTGGACGAGGTGGGCGTGGCCCTAAAGGTGGTCAACGAGTCCGTCAACGAGCGCTGGGAAGTGTGTCTTACCATGAGTGAGAAGGGATTCCAACAGATCAGCTTCGTCAACAGTATCGCCACCACCAAG GGTGGCAGACACATTGATTACGTGGTGGACCAGATCGTAGCCAAGCTGATAGAAGTGGTGAAGAAGAAGAACAAAGCTGGTGTCTCAGTCAAACCCTTCCAG GTGAAGAACCACATCTGGGTGTTTGTGAATGCGTTGATCGAGAACCCGACCTTTGACTCCCAGACCAAGGAGAACATGACTCTCCAGACCAAGAGCTTTGGTTCTAAGTGCCCTCTGTCTGAGAAGTTTATCAGAGCG GCGACTAACTGTGGCATCGTGGAGAGTATCCTGAACTGGGTTAAGTTCAAGGCCCAGACACAACTCAACAAGAAGTGTTCTTCAGTGAAGCACAGCAAGATTAAAGGCATCCCCAAGCTGGATGACGCCAACGATGCCG GTGGTAAACACTCTTCAGAATGCACTCTGATCCTGACTGAGGGAGACTCAGCCAAGTCCCTGGCCGTCTCCGGCCTCGGCGTCATCGGGCGAGATCGCTATGGTGTCTTCCCACTAAGAGGAAAGATCCTGAATGTACGAGAGGCCACACACAAACAG ATCATGGAGAACGCAGAGATCAACAACATCATCAAGATCGTGGGTCTGCAGTACAAGAAGAGCTACGAGGACCCAGAGTCTCTGAGATCCCTACGCTACGGCAAGATCATGATCATGACCGATCAG GATCAAGATGGCTCCCATATCAAGGGTTTGCTCATCAACTTCTTCCATCACAACTGGCCATCCCTGCTCAAACACACCTTCCTGGAGGAGTTCATCACGCCCATCGTTAAG GTGAACAAGAATAAGCAGGAGTTTGCTTTCTACAGCATTCCAGAGTTTGACGAATGGAAGAAACAGACGGTCAACTTTAAAACCTGGCATATAAAGTACTACAAAG GTTTGGGTACCAGCACAAGCAAGGAGGCCAAGGAGTACTTTGCAGACATGGAGAAACACCGGATCATGTTCAGATACGCCGGGACAGAGGACGATGCTGCCATCACACTG GCGTTCAGTAAGAAGAAGACTGACGACAGGAAGGAGTGGCTCACCAACTTCATGGaggacaggagacagaggaggatgcACGGCCTGCCAGAG CAATACCTGTACGGCACGCAGGCGAAACACCTCTCCTACAACGACTTCATCAACAAAGAACTCATCCTCTTCTCCAACTCCGACAACGAGAGATCCATCCCATCCTTAGTCGACG GTCTGAAGCCAGGTCAGAGGAAGGTGCTGTTCACCTGTATGAAGAGGAATGATAAGCGGGAGGTGAAGGTGGCTCAGCTGGCTGGTTCAGTAGCAGAGATGTCTGCCTACCATCACGGAGAG CAATCCCTGTTGATGACGATTGTGAACTTGGCCCAGAACTTTGTGGGCAGCAACAACGTGAACATCCTGCAGCCGCTGGGTCAGTTTGGTACCCGCATCAACGGGGGCAAGGACGCTGCCAGCCCCCGTTACATCTTCACCATGCTCAG TCCCCTGGCCAAGATGTTGTTCCCAGCGGTGGACTCCAGCCTGCTGAAGTTCCTATTCGATGACAACCAGAAGGTAGAGCCAGAGTGGTACATACCCATCCTACCTATGGTGCTGGTGAACGGGGCCGAGGGCATCGGGACGGGCTGGGCCTGCAAGATCCCTAACTACGACCACAGAGAGATAGTCAACAACCTCTACCGCATGCTCAACATGCAGGACCCTCTGCCCATG ctgCCCAGCTATAAGAACTTTAAAGGAGTGATCCATGAGTTGGGCCAGAACCAGTACATGGTCAGTGGGGAGATCTCTGTCCTGGACAAGAACACCATTGAGATCACTGAGCTGCCCGTTCGCACCTGGACACAG GCCTACAAGGAGTCTGTACTAGAGCCCATGCTGCAGGGGACAGAGAAGACTCCAGCTCTGATCAATGACTATAAGGAGTACCACACAGACCAAACCGTCAAGTTTGTGGTCCGCATGTCAGAGGAGAAGCTGGCCCAGGCAGAGGCTGCAGGACTACACAAAGTCTTCAAGCTACAGTCCAGCCTCACCTGCAACTCAATG GTGTTGTTTGACCACATGGGCTGTCTGAAGAGGTATGACTCGGTCCAGGACATTCTCAAGGAGTTCTTTGAGCTGCGGTTGCACTACTACAAGCTCAGGAAGGATTGGCTAGTGGGGAGCCTGGGGGCGGATGCTTCCAAACTGTCCAATCAGGCACGATTTGTGCTGGAGAAGATCGAAGGAAAGATCACAATCG AGAACAAGTCTAAGAGGGATTTGATCAGGATGCTGGTGCAGAAAGGCTTTGAGTCGGACCCCGTGGCGGCATGGACCAAAGCACAGGAAAAG GCTCTGGAGGAGGACGATCGTGACGGTAACGACAGTGACAGCTCTGTGGACTCTGGGTCGTCGTCGGGACCAAACTTCAACTACATCCTTAACATGCCTCTGTGGTGCCTGTCCAAGGAGAAGGTGGACGAGCTGCTCcgacagagagacatcaag AAAGGAGAGTTGAATGAGCTGCAGAGGAAGTCTCCAGAGGACCTGTGGAAGGAGGACCTGGCTGTCTTCATTGAAGAACTGGAT AAAATCGAGGCCCAGGAGCAGGCAGACATGAGTGCAGGTAAAGGTACCAAGCTGGTGAAGGGCAAGGTGGGCAAGCCCAAGGTGAAGAAACTCCACCTGGAGGAGACGTTTCCCTCGCCATACGGCCGCAGGGTCGTACCCACTATCACACAGGCCATGAAGACTGACGCCTCCAAGAAGATGACCAAGAAGAAGAAG GGTGATGCGGACCTGGTAATGAAGATGGAGTTTGATGATGAGATGGGAGTGCTGGGGTCAGACGGAGGAACAGGGGAGAACTCCCTCAACTCATCCTTTAATCcaccagcctcagccccagccaaGCCCAAGGCCCCCCGGGTCAAACGGGAGAAGAAGGAGCCAG GTGCTCCCAGAGCCAGGAAAACCCCCACACCCAAAGGAGCATCTGGTAAGAAGTTGAAGAAGCGGAACCCCTGGTCGGAGGACGAGTCCAAATCAGAGAGCGACCTGGAGGACAGTGAACCTGTGGTCATCCCCCGAGACACCAAGTCACAACGGGCCTCAG CGGCCAAGCCCAAGTACACCTTTGACTTCAGTgaggaagaggatggaggagaggaagaggatgaggaggaggaggatgatgatgctGCGtcctcgccagcccggccctgcAAAGATGACTTCACTGCCTCCTCCGAGACTAAAGACCGATACAACGACCACAgcaatgatgaggatgatgaagatatCTTCCCACTGCCCAAACAGACCACCACCATCGTCTCACCAGCAAAGAAGAAGAAGGAACCAGAGAGTATATTCTCCTCCTCTAAATCAGCCTGCTCCTCTGAAAAGAGCAACGACAGTG ATGATCTGAAGTTGGACAGTGACGGGGAAGACAAGGCCTTCTCTTCATACTCCAGCAGCTCTGCCTTCAACAAACCTGTCCCAGCTAAGAAAG TGAAGAAGCCTTCGGATGCAGCTCCCAAACCCAGGAAAGCACCAGTACCCAAAGCGCCAACAAAACAGAAGCTGGACACGTCTGTCTGGGACTCAGACTCAGATACCGGCTCCAAGAAGCCTGCACCAGCACTCAAAG GTAAAggcggagggaggaagaggaagcagTCTGGATCTGATGAGGATGATTTCAGTCCCAAGAAGGCTCCTGGGAAAGCACCCAAAGCCCCTACCAGCAGG AAGCCATCAAAGAAAGCAGCCGCGGCCCCATCCCCAATGTCAGATGATGATGTGGACTCCAACCGTTTCAGCCAATCCGGCGTGGAGTCCCGAGACCGACCGGGCAGAGGCAGGGCCAAGAAGGAAGTGAAGTACTTTGCTGAGTCAGCATCAGGGTCAGACGACGATCAGTACGACATGTTCGACTAG